One segment of Coffea arabica cultivar ET-39 chromosome 7c, Coffea Arabica ET-39 HiFi, whole genome shotgun sequence DNA contains the following:
- the LOC140010676 gene encoding uncharacterized protein, whose product MNLDLALRDDSPLPLTDQSTFDEKRNNERWERSNRLCLMIIKKAVPEAFKGTMSETTVTAKEFFQDIEKRFVKNEKAEVSTLLTRLVSMKYSGKGNIREYIMEMSHLASKLNALKLKLSEEGREKVEARADRKCPSGVNH is encoded by the exons ATGAATCTCGACCTTGCGTTAAGGGATGATTCCCCCCTACCTCTTACAGATCAAAGTACCTTTgatgaaaagagaaataatGAGAGGTGGGAGAGATCAAATCGCTTGTGTCTGATGATCATTAAAAAGGCCGTTCCAGAAGCATTCAAGGGAACAATGTCAGAAACGACTGTAACCGCTAAAGAGTTCTTTCAGGACATTGAAAAAAGGTTTGTCAAGAACGAAAAGGCTGAAGTTAGTACGCTCTTGACACGCCTAGTTTCAATGAAATATAGTGGTAAAGGCAATATCAGAGAGTATATCATGGAGATGTCTCATCTTGCTTCGAAATTAAATGCACTTAAGTTGAAACTCTCTGAAGA AGGAAGAGAAAAGGTTGAAGCAAGAGCAGACAGAAAGTGCCCATCTGGTGTCAACCACTAA